A single region of the Gossypium arboreum isolate Shixiya-1 chromosome 12, ASM2569848v2, whole genome shotgun sequence genome encodes:
- the LOC108479964 gene encoding transcription factor GTE1 isoform X2 encodes MEAVKVEGFGPDSGVEDLGRCVDEISTTVSRLEQRVNDVEQFYLTTDNMELTITKSASAFKEKVKEKQLTGLEKQQQEASQREAAALKRMQELMRQFATILRQITQHKWAHPFMHPVDVEGLGLHDYYEIVQKPMDFGTIKSKMEAKDGTGYKNVREIYSDVRLVFKNAMKYNDERHDVHIMAKTLLEKFEEKWLQLLPKVAEEEKRQAEEEAKAELDVKLAQEAVHANMAKELSNELCEVDLQLEKLRQIVIQKCRKMSTEEKKKLGTALTRLSPEDLGKALEIVAENNPGFQPTAQEVDLDIDAQSELTLWRLKVFVQDKLKLAGKCSEAMVCNNINNNENTIKSNSKRRREISDALTKNAIKRNRKLSPNS; translated from the exons ATGGAAGCAGTGAAGGTTGAAGGTTTTGGCCCTGATTCAGGGGTGGAGGATTTAGGGCGATGCGTTGATGAAATTTCCACCACTGTCAGTCGG CTCGAGCAAAGAGTTAACGATGTCGAGCAGTTCTACTTGACTACAGATAATATGGAGTTGACTATTACCAAATCTGCTTCAGCTTTTAAGGAAAAAGTCAAGGAAAAACAGCTTACTGGCCTTGAAAAGCAGCAGCAAGAAGCATCACAAAGAGAAGCTGCTGCTCTGAAGAGAATGCAGGAACTTATGCGCCAATTTGCCACAATTTTACGTCAG ATCACTCAGCACAAATGGGCACATCCCTTTATGCATCCGGTTGATGTTGAAGGTCTTGGTTTGCATGACTATTATGAG ATTGTTCAGAAGCCTATGGACTTTGGTACAATAAAAAGCAAGATGGAAGCTAAGGATGGTACTGGGTACAAGAATGTACGCGAAATTTATTCTGATGTTAGATTGGTTTTTAAGAATGCCATGAAATACAATGATGAAAGACATGATGTCCATATAATGGCCAAAACTTTATTGGAAAAATTTGAGGAGAAGTGGCTGCAACTTTTGCCTAAAGTTGCTGAAGAG GAGAAAAGACAGGCTGAGGAGGAAGCAAAAGCAGAGCTAGATGTGAAGCTGGCACAAGAGGCAGTTCATGCTAACATGGCCAAAGAGTTGAGCAATGAA CTTTGTGAGGTTGATTTGCAATTGGAGAAACTCAGACAGATTGTCATTCAGAAATGCAG AAAAATGTCGACTGAAGAGAAAAAGAAACTTGGGACAGCTCTCACCCGATTGTCGCCTGAAGATCTTGGTAAGGCTCTAGAGATAGTTGCTGAGAACAATCCAGGCTTTCAACCAACAGCACAAGAGGTGGATCTTGATATAGATGCCCAG AGTGAATTAACGTTGTGGAGATTGAAGGTTTTTGTTCAAGATAAACTAAAACTTGCTGGAAAGTGCTCTGAAGCTATGGTCTGCAACAACATAAACAATAATGAGAATACCATCAAGAGCAACTCGAAAAGAAGAAGAGAGATATCTGACGCACTTACAAAGAATGCCATAAAGAGGAATAGGAAGCTCTCTCCTAACTCATGA
- the LOC108476673 gene encoding actin-related protein 2/3 complex subunit 2A isoform X2, producing the protein MILLQSHSRFLLQTLLNRIQNLEKCIELDHHWVEFDDVRYHVQVSMKNPHILLLSLSLPTPPLETVFVGGLPFGAIEAIKAAYGVIVQILDPPRDGFNLTLKLNLSKLPQDEDQRHTLLVKIASVREVVLGAPLRVILKHLASRTVAPDIDQFVALVHRPNESFFLVPQAEKVTVVFPMRFKDSIDTVLATSFLQEFMESRRTAGLSNAPPCLWSKTPPLELKGVTDDELSANAGFVTFVILPRHVEGRKLDRTVWNLSTFHAYVNYHVKCSEGFMHSRMRRRVESLIQALNCAKPDQEKTKKTPQTRSFKRLNLKDSRTNSSS; encoded by the exons ATGATACTTTTACAGTCCCATTCACGATTCCTTCTCCAGACTTTGCTGAATCGAATACAGAA TCTTGAAAAGTGTATTGAACTAGACCATCACTGGGTTGAGTTTGATGATGTTCGTTACCATGTTCAG GTGTCAATGAAGAATCCCCATATTCTACTGCTTTCATTATCATTACCTACCCCACCTCTGGAAACTGTTTTCGTTGGTGGACTTCCATTTGGAGCCATAGAAGCTATTAAAGCAGCTTATGGTGTAATTGTGCAAATTCTTGATCCTCCAAGGGATGGCTTCAATCTGACATTGAAACTGAATTTGTCCAAACTTCCTCAAGATGAAG ATCAGCGACATACTCTTTTGGTAAAGATTGCATCTGTTAGAGAAGTGGTATTAGGGGCCCCTTTAAGAGTAATCCTAAAACACCTTGCTTCAAGGACTGTTGCTCCTGATATAGATCAGTTTGTTGCCCTTGTGCATCGGCCAAATGAGTCCTTCTTCCTTGTTCCTCAG GCAGAGAAGGTGACTGTGGTGTTTCCAATGAGATTCAAGGACTCAATAGACACTGTTTTGGCAACCTCCTTCCTCCAG GAATTCATGGAGTCAAGGCGTACAGCTGGGCTGAGTAATGCACCTCCGTGTTTGTGGTCTAAAACTCCACCGCTGGAACTGAAGGGAGTAACTGATGATGAATTATCAGCAAATGCAGGCTTTGTAACTTTTG TTATTTTACCACGCCATGTGGAAGGCAGAAAATTGGACCGTACTGTGTGGAATTTATCAACATTTCATGCATATGTGAATTATCACGTTAAG TGCTCAGAAGGGTTTATGCACAGCCGGATGCGGCGGCGTGTGGAGTCACTTATTCAG GCTCTGAATTGTGCCAAACCAGACCAGGAGAAGACCAAGAAAACACCACAAACAAGATCTTTCAAACGTCTG AATCTCAAGGACAGTCGAACCAATTCAAGTTCATAA
- the LOC108479964 gene encoding transcription factor GTE1 isoform X3 — MELTITKSASAFKEKVKEKQLTGLEKQQQEASQREAAALKRMQELMRQFATILRQITQHKWAHPFMHPVDVEGLGLHDYYEIVQKPMDFGTIKSKMEAKDGTGYKNVREIYSDVRLVFKNAMKYNDERHDVHIMAKTLLEKFEEKWLQLLPKVAEEEKRQAEEEAKAELDVKLAQEAVHANMAKELSNELCEVDLQLEKLRQIVIQKCRKMSTEEKKKLGTALTRLSPEDLGKALEIVAENNPGFQPTAQEVDLDIDAQSELTLWRLKVFVQDKLKLAGKCSEAMVCNNINNNENTIKSNSKRRREISDALTKNAIKRNRKLSPNS, encoded by the exons ATGGAGTTGACTATTACCAAATCTGCTTCAGCTTTTAAGGAAAAAGTCAAGGAAAAACAGCTTACTGGCCTTGAAAAGCAGCAGCAAGAAGCATCACAAAGAGAAGCTGCTGCTCTGAAGAGAATGCAGGAACTTATGCGCCAATTTGCCACAATTTTACGTCAG ATCACTCAGCACAAATGGGCACATCCCTTTATGCATCCGGTTGATGTTGAAGGTCTTGGTTTGCATGACTATTATGAG ATTGTTCAGAAGCCTATGGACTTTGGTACAATAAAAAGCAAGATGGAAGCTAAGGATGGTACTGGGTACAAGAATGTACGCGAAATTTATTCTGATGTTAGATTGGTTTTTAAGAATGCCATGAAATACAATGATGAAAGACATGATGTCCATATAATGGCCAAAACTTTATTGGAAAAATTTGAGGAGAAGTGGCTGCAACTTTTGCCTAAAGTTGCTGAAGAG GAGAAAAGACAGGCTGAGGAGGAAGCAAAAGCAGAGCTAGATGTGAAGCTGGCACAAGAGGCAGTTCATGCTAACATGGCCAAAGAGTTGAGCAATGAA CTTTGTGAGGTTGATTTGCAATTGGAGAAACTCAGACAGATTGTCATTCAGAAATGCAG AAAAATGTCGACTGAAGAGAAAAAGAAACTTGGGACAGCTCTCACCCGATTGTCGCCTGAAGATCTTGGTAAGGCTCTAGAGATAGTTGCTGAGAACAATCCAGGCTTTCAACCAACAGCACAAGAGGTGGATCTTGATATAGATGCCCAG AGTGAATTAACGTTGTGGAGATTGAAGGTTTTTGTTCAAGATAAACTAAAACTTGCTGGAAAGTGCTCTGAAGCTATGGTCTGCAACAACATAAACAATAATGAGAATACCATCAAGAGCAACTCGAAAAGAAGAAGAGAGATATCTGACGCACTTACAAAGAATGCCATAAAGAGGAATAGGAAGCTCTCTCCTAACTCATGA
- the LOC108476673 gene encoding actin-related protein 2/3 complex subunit 2A isoform X1: MILLQSHSRFLLQTLLNRIQNLEKCIELDHHWVEFDDVRYHVQVSMKNPHILLLSLSLPTPPLETVFVGGLPFGAIEAIKAAYGVIVQILDPPRDGFNLTLKLNLSKLPQDEDQRHTLLVKIASVREVVLGAPLRVILKHLASRTVAPDIDQFVALVHRPNESFFLVPQQAEKVTVVFPMRFKDSIDTVLATSFLQEFMESRRTAGLSNAPPCLWSKTPPLELKGVTDDELSANAGFVTFVILPRHVEGRKLDRTVWNLSTFHAYVNYHVKCSEGFMHSRMRRRVESLIQALNCAKPDQEKTKKTPQTRSFKRLNLKDSRTNSSS; encoded by the exons ATGATACTTTTACAGTCCCATTCACGATTCCTTCTCCAGACTTTGCTGAATCGAATACAGAA TCTTGAAAAGTGTATTGAACTAGACCATCACTGGGTTGAGTTTGATGATGTTCGTTACCATGTTCAG GTGTCAATGAAGAATCCCCATATTCTACTGCTTTCATTATCATTACCTACCCCACCTCTGGAAACTGTTTTCGTTGGTGGACTTCCATTTGGAGCCATAGAAGCTATTAAAGCAGCTTATGGTGTAATTGTGCAAATTCTTGATCCTCCAAGGGATGGCTTCAATCTGACATTGAAACTGAATTTGTCCAAACTTCCTCAAGATGAAG ATCAGCGACATACTCTTTTGGTAAAGATTGCATCTGTTAGAGAAGTGGTATTAGGGGCCCCTTTAAGAGTAATCCTAAAACACCTTGCTTCAAGGACTGTTGCTCCTGATATAGATCAGTTTGTTGCCCTTGTGCATCGGCCAAATGAGTCCTTCTTCCTTGTTCCTCAG CAGGCAGAGAAGGTGACTGTGGTGTTTCCAATGAGATTCAAGGACTCAATAGACACTGTTTTGGCAACCTCCTTCCTCCAG GAATTCATGGAGTCAAGGCGTACAGCTGGGCTGAGTAATGCACCTCCGTGTTTGTGGTCTAAAACTCCACCGCTGGAACTGAAGGGAGTAACTGATGATGAATTATCAGCAAATGCAGGCTTTGTAACTTTTG TTATTTTACCACGCCATGTGGAAGGCAGAAAATTGGACCGTACTGTGTGGAATTTATCAACATTTCATGCATATGTGAATTATCACGTTAAG TGCTCAGAAGGGTTTATGCACAGCCGGATGCGGCGGCGTGTGGAGTCACTTATTCAG GCTCTGAATTGTGCCAAACCAGACCAGGAGAAGACCAAGAAAACACCACAAACAAGATCTTTCAAACGTCTG AATCTCAAGGACAGTCGAACCAATTCAAGTTCATAA
- the LOC108479964 gene encoding transcription factor GTE1 isoform X1, with amino-acid sequence MQMESQMEAVKVEGFGPDSGVEDLGRCVDEISTTVSRLEQRVNDVEQFYLTTDNMELTITKSASAFKEKVKEKQLTGLEKQQQEASQREAAALKRMQELMRQFATILRQITQHKWAHPFMHPVDVEGLGLHDYYEIVQKPMDFGTIKSKMEAKDGTGYKNVREIYSDVRLVFKNAMKYNDERHDVHIMAKTLLEKFEEKWLQLLPKVAEEEKRQAEEEAKAELDVKLAQEAVHANMAKELSNELCEVDLQLEKLRQIVIQKCRKMSTEEKKKLGTALTRLSPEDLGKALEIVAENNPGFQPTAQEVDLDIDAQSELTLWRLKVFVQDKLKLAGKCSEAMVCNNINNNENTIKSNSKRRREISDALTKNAIKRNRKLSPNS; translated from the exons ATGCAAATGGAATCACAGATGGAAGCAGTGAAGGTTGAAGGTTTTGGCCCTGATTCAGGGGTGGAGGATTTAGGGCGATGCGTTGATGAAATTTCCACCACTGTCAGTCGG CTCGAGCAAAGAGTTAACGATGTCGAGCAGTTCTACTTGACTACAGATAATATGGAGTTGACTATTACCAAATCTGCTTCAGCTTTTAAGGAAAAAGTCAAGGAAAAACAGCTTACTGGCCTTGAAAAGCAGCAGCAAGAAGCATCACAAAGAGAAGCTGCTGCTCTGAAGAGAATGCAGGAACTTATGCGCCAATTTGCCACAATTTTACGTCAG ATCACTCAGCACAAATGGGCACATCCCTTTATGCATCCGGTTGATGTTGAAGGTCTTGGTTTGCATGACTATTATGAG ATTGTTCAGAAGCCTATGGACTTTGGTACAATAAAAAGCAAGATGGAAGCTAAGGATGGTACTGGGTACAAGAATGTACGCGAAATTTATTCTGATGTTAGATTGGTTTTTAAGAATGCCATGAAATACAATGATGAAAGACATGATGTCCATATAATGGCCAAAACTTTATTGGAAAAATTTGAGGAGAAGTGGCTGCAACTTTTGCCTAAAGTTGCTGAAGAG GAGAAAAGACAGGCTGAGGAGGAAGCAAAAGCAGAGCTAGATGTGAAGCTGGCACAAGAGGCAGTTCATGCTAACATGGCCAAAGAGTTGAGCAATGAA CTTTGTGAGGTTGATTTGCAATTGGAGAAACTCAGACAGATTGTCATTCAGAAATGCAG AAAAATGTCGACTGAAGAGAAAAAGAAACTTGGGACAGCTCTCACCCGATTGTCGCCTGAAGATCTTGGTAAGGCTCTAGAGATAGTTGCTGAGAACAATCCAGGCTTTCAACCAACAGCACAAGAGGTGGATCTTGATATAGATGCCCAG AGTGAATTAACGTTGTGGAGATTGAAGGTTTTTGTTCAAGATAAACTAAAACTTGCTGGAAAGTGCTCTGAAGCTATGGTCTGCAACAACATAAACAATAATGAGAATACCATCAAGAGCAACTCGAAAAGAAGAAGAGAGATATCTGACGCACTTACAAAGAATGCCATAAAGAGGAATAGGAAGCTCTCTCCTAACTCATGA